Genomic DNA from Oreochromis aureus strain Israel breed Guangdong linkage group 2, ZZ_aureus, whole genome shotgun sequence:
CACTGTGTCTAAGTGTAGAACAAAAACTGATGACATTGCAAACTATGAAAATACCAGCAGGCACCAGTTCTACCCCTTTATGCCTATAGTAGAAATCTGAAAATACCCTATCAGGCTTTTAAGGTTGTGGGTAAAAAAGCTTAAGAGTCATCAGCAGCACCAGGAGTGGCAACAGCAACCACAGCCAGGTTTAGTGTCACCCACAGTATTCACAGTATAATTACTGATGGCACTGTAGAAGTCAAAAGATACATACCTCACTGATGCATTTGTTCTAAGGGCACATGATGCACTAATGTATTTGGAGGAATGATGTGCTGTTTATTCAAACTTTTACATCttggaaaaaagtaaaaagaacaaaacaaaacaaaacaaaaaaacttaaaacCAATATATACCCACAAGAAGTGTACTGTTTGATTGTAGTTTTTCCAAGGCTGAGGAGGTAATttgtataaaaaataaaaataaaaataaataataactaaaTGCCGAGTCTTTAATATGTGTACATGCGTGAGACACGCTTTATCAGTCTCAAAGTTTTTCTGGCTTTGGTGTATGAGGATTTCTCCAAATCATGCACTGGTCATAATTATTGTTAGCCTGGTATAACATATAGCTTTGCTTAGAACTGTGCAAAACACGTTTGTTCTGTGTTCACAGAGTAGACATCATCAAGACATGACAATAGTAAAAGTGGCCAGTGGGTGTCACTGTGGAAATTGTTTTGTAACCTCAGTACAGTCCTGGCACAAATGCTTCATATGTATAACTACTTCACACAGCTGCGCTTTGCCCATCACTAGAAGACACTCACAGCGGTACCTCTCCCCTGAGCTACACCACTGACAACAATTCGAACcaataatttcacatttgaATTCATAACTCCATCAGATGTGTTGCCACCgatttcagtccagttcttgtgtaatttgtcaTACTTCAGCCTTTTGTCCCTATtttccttccttaagaatggcttcttgacagccacccttcagctgagaccatttctgaggcttcagtgaacagaagATGGGTCAACAGAAGTGCGAGATGCATCTTCTCaagctgctagtaacaaagtgtctaaagatacaatttaaaattggttctttgctaatttgtctgttatgtgcAGCCAACACTGGCTCATctcttgagttaggtgccttttttgtttgtttgaatgattcataggttaGTGTATAGTGCTTATGTGGAAAAAAcactcctctgaaaatggtgaggtataagaactggactgaagatAAGTGGAAAAAGCAGACAAATGTCCAAACTCTTTTGCACAacactatataattaattatgTGCGGGAACAAAGCACCACTGAACTAAAGGAGAAGATAACACAACTGTATTAACTGACTGCAGAAGTATGGAGTACTAATACTGCGACCTGTGGATGTTACCTCATATCTGTCTTTGGAGGCTGCATAGTGCAGAGGGGTGCATCCATTTTGATTAACTGAGTTGAGCTGAGCTCCTTTGGATATCAGAGATCTCACGATGTCTTCTCTGCCTGCAGATGCTGCAATGTGCAAAGGGGTCCACGAAGCCTGAAagggaaaaccaaaacaaaacacagacatcagtgacatcactcTGAAACAATGTGTTCATCAgtatacagtgttgggaaggttacttttaaaatgtattccactacagaatactgaatacatgccccaaaatgtattctgtaacgtattccgttacgttactcaatgagagtaacgtattctgaatactatggaatacttaatatattatcatgctgtttacaactacgtgaatgtactattgctgtgatttattactgttactgaaggtccgaaacgtagtaaagggacctcgggctaatacgtcgggttcgtgtcgggctggtagccgaaaactagctttactttgttgtctgggtcaactttgcttgcgggagacagagagaggcgttgaaaggctgctccaacggaacttattgtttccggaggaaaacacgaacacagtgtacagttgagtcttaatagcttacttacaaatgggctcgtcaggctctcttcttggctgcagtggttattattatatttacatgcttccagctcccgtttttgctccgtgacagctcggacttttcctttctctccctccctcgctcacagacacataacgtgtatggcagtccattctccctgcagcacggactacactgcccatcaggctacatgctttagagctatgcctgtagcattctgccttttagcttagcacaacaacaacaacaaaaatgcgctctctcacccaggaaacacgcagagagagagagcgtcaccctgtaaccatggcaaccgtaacgctgccgcctggaacaacagagcgtagctgtcaaacaaacccaaacaatcctgacccgcgacaatatgaaacaaggaagtaccgccgtgtattccatttatttcaccaaagtaactgtattctgaataccacctttttaaacggtaactgtaacggaatacagttactcatattttgtattctaaatacgtaacggcggtacatgtattccgttactccccaacactgtcagTATATCTCTTGTATGAATGGTCACATGGCATCTTATAGGGAAAAGTCTGCAGAAGAAAACAGTTAATGTACCCAAAAACAAACCTACATCATCTTGCAGGTTCACTTCAACTCCCAGGTCAAGAAGAAACTCCACAATATTGGTGTGTCCAGCAGAACAAGCCCAGTGCAGCGCGGTTCTCCGGTCCTGAAATCACAGAGAgttgtgttgttttaaaaagaaaattattattCCGATTTactgtaggaaaaaaaatgaattcccGCAGGCTGTACTGGTGGGTCATGTGTTCTTACCTGGTCTGTTTTGCAGGCAAGCGTTTTATCTGACAGGATGCACTGTTTTAATTTCTCAAACTGCCCCGTGTAAGCAAAGTTACACACCTCCACATTGGACACCGACCCCTCCATTCTTAAAATAAATGtccaaataaatatattaaagctTACTGAGGATACTCTTTAGTTATTTCGTTTAATAAACCACAGAAGCAATGACTCAGGAAATTATGAGCTCTTCTTCCGCGCGGGTcgactttttcttttcaaactaaAACTCCATCGCCAAAATGGTACTGACTTTGCCACGCCACTTCCGTATTATTATCCATACAGTCAGCATTTACTACCACTATTGTTtccttaaaatgtaaaaaacaccACATGAATGTAGAACTCGGAAGAGAGACCCTTGAATGAGTCTGAAAGATTGTACTgacattttattttggtagGCAGAGTTGGTGCCCTGAGGAAGTAATACCCAGTGTGATAGAAATGTGTTGGTTGCTAAAGAAATtataagagaagaaaagaagtcTGAATTGTTAAGTTTTACCAGtctttttgtaatatttttgttttgagtTGTTTCCAATAATTTATCCGTTCATATGGCAACCACCCTGGTAAGCTTTTCTATGTCGTTTCCAAAAAACACACGTTAAATCACCGTGTCCAGCTTTGAGTAATACGTAGTTATCTCTTCAGGATTTCAGGACTCATGCCGACCAGTCATGCAGATATTCAGAAGAATTTGTCAACATTTATTACGACTGTATGGATAAGAAGAGGCGGGTGAGTTTTGTTTCTGGAATTTAACTTGAATTAATTTGTAAGACCAAACTACATACGGTGGCCTGAAAGTGCCATAAATACGCCCCGTATTACCTTATTTTTCCACATGTGTGGCCAAGTCAACACATTTCTTTGTCTTAATTCTGTAATCCCTAAATGTGACGGACCAATAAGCTTTGAATCCGTAAAAAACAACCCCCCTCCCGGCCTTCCGGTCATTCCATGAGGCACACATTTCTAGTTGCGCCCCTCCTTTTTCTTCAGCCCcgtcttaattcttcatggcattgATTCAACAAAGTGATTTGGGGATTTTTGGTGCTTGTGGACATGACGGCATcacagatttgtcagctgcatatCCATGATGTAACTCCTGTTCCACTTTGAAAGGCCAAGTTGGATTGTGATCTAGTGACCGGAGGCCATTTTACTACAGTGaattcattgtcatgttcaagaaaccagtctgaGACGGCCTGAGCTTTGCGATGTGATGGAAGAGCTTGTCGTAGTAGTCATCAGATGATGAGTACACTGTGGTCACAAGGGGATGCATATGGTCAGCAACGTCAGCTAAGCTGTGACATTTAAACAGCTGGTACAAAGGAGCCTAATATGTACCAAGAAAATGTCCCATTACACCAGTCATTCCCAAAGTCAAGAGTGCTGTGACCATTTTAAAAACCAGAAAATCATTTGGGACCCACCCAGTTCTAAATCTTAAACTCTAATAAGAAATGTTAAAGACCAAACGAAAATGACAAACCACATTAGCTATAAATTGCTAATGCTGTGCAGTCATATGAAAAGTGTTAAGGCCAATGTGTGACCCACTCCTTCAATACAGAGTTTAAGTTAGAGTAATATCACAAACTAACCACCTCCAGTTACCAattttaatttctgtttcaGATAAATGTATAGATGTATATAAATGTTTAAGTGTACATGTGAGTACATTAATTACAAACTGAATTTCTGTTATCACTGTAGCCCACCTGCAGTACCTTTTGTGGCCTGCCGGGGGTGGGGCAGCCCACACTTTGAGAATCACTGACCTACACCATTCttaactgttgatacaaggatGGATCTGTGCTATCActttgtttacaccaaattcagACCCTgccaaatgttgcagcagaaagcAAAAATCATCAGATCAGGCAGCACTTTCTAGTCTTCTGTATTTGGTCAACTTTAGTGAGcatgtgtgaattgtagcctccgcttcctgttcttagctgacacgAGTGACAccctgtggtcttctgctgctgtagccaatctgcttcaaggtttgaatGCATTCACAGATGCTCTGCTGGGTGTTTCATCTGTTTCATCTTTacgtttttcattttcatccgTTGGCCATTATAAATCCTGATATATCTGATATATTGGTCAGTACATTGGTTGGGCTCCAGCTTGAATAAGTACCTAATAATGTGGCCAATGAGTGTAGGTTATAGCATGTTGAAACTTAACTTTAAAATGCCGACTCTTCTAAGTAAGAGATATTGTGAAGGCTTCCTTATTGGCACCTGTGATGTAAATTTATTAAAGTGGATTCAACTGTGAGCTAACCCACAGCTCCTCTGCAGTGAAAACAGTCTTATTCTTAAAGTGAtagatttcattttaaagatcacaacttttcagtttcactatctagagcaggggtgtcaaactccaggcctcgagggccggtgtcctgcaggttttagatctcaccctgggtcaacacacctgcatcaaatgattagttcattaccaggcctctgaagaccttcaagacatgttgaggaggtaatttagccatttccagctgtgttggatcaagaacacatctaaaacctgcaggacaccggcccttgaggcttGGATTTCGACATCTGTGATCTAGAGCTAATGAGCGTGGTGCTCTGCTACAGGCTGATGTCACTGTTGCTGTTAATGTTCACCATTTTCTGGCTCCCATGTGCTAGAACTTAATCCGGCTCTACCTGGACAAGGCCACCTTGGTGTGGAACGGGAATGCGGTGTCAGGACAGGAAGCTCTGGGCGAGTTTTTTGAGTCACTGCCATCCAGCGAGTTCCAGGTTCAAACACTGGATTGCCAGCCTGTGCACGGTCAGTGGGTCAATCCCAAACTCAACACATTTGAACTATTGATCCCTATTAATCATATTGTCTCATTAAAATGTGAATGTAAACCTTTATTCTTCTATTGCTGCTTTAGAAAATTACTGTAACCTCTCCTCATTCACAGAGCAAGCAACCCAAGGCCAGACAACACTGCTTGTGGTGACCGGTGGCACAGTCAAGTTTGAAGGGAACAAACAGCGTTTTTTCAACCAGAACTTTCTCCTAACAGCTCAGGCTTCACCCAACAACGATCAGCCCGTGTGGAAGATCGCTAGCGACTGTTTCCGCTTTCAAGACTGGAATAGCTGAGGCTCTGCTTTCCCCTGAAGTGCACAAAGGCCTCAGCAGTGATCACCTTAATAATAATCAATATTGCATTTGTATATTCAGTTTTTTTGTAATAAAGTGTCATACAACACTGAGTACGAAAAGGTGTTTATTCTTGAAACGTTGAACAAGGCATGTGACTGCAATGATGGGAGTAATAAATACACGTAGGTTCACCAAACAACTGAAGTGACTGCCATCGTCTGTGtacttaaaactttaacaatgcAAATCCACCAACATGACAGTATTTGGAAAAATACatagaaaacacattaaaacagaGTTCAGAGGATCCTTTATACCAAATCGTACAATAACCTATTAACTGAGGTAAAGTACACACAGTATTACAGTATGCCAGTTGTGACTATAATAAAGGCTAAGCAGTTTAGTAGTTAATCATGCTTTTTAATAAGGTGCCTACAAACATTTGTCAAAATGTTTCTATACCCCACATTTGACAACTTcatatattaaaacatttgtCCGTCTTCCTGAGTCATTTAGGCCAACACATTTTGGTCTTCCTTTCTTAATAAACcattaaaataacattaaagcataaataaaacacaggtaagaaacaaaaacaaagctagatacacagacagacaaacgaCTGCAGATGCTCTTTATCGTGTCGATGTGTCTGCGGTGGGGAGCATTTTTCCTTTCAGTCAAGTAAACACGGCAATTCAGCCtttttttgtaacttttctttttttactgtcTAGCTACCACTTTTGCTCGACTACATGAGAACTGCAGACTGAAGGCACCTTAACATCAGTACTCCAACTTTACAAAACAGCATGACATGCCTCTGTGATcatggtgacattttttttctttattttttgaaacattttcaaTGAAAGCAGCAGCAAGGCTTAAGCAACATGTGGACCGAAGGTGCCGTTTCTAACAGCTACAAAATTAGAGTCCCAGCAATTTCCAATGGATGGCAGTTGAGAGCTGCAATAGCCTTTGACCCTTCTAATAACAAAAATTGACACTTTAGTGCATCTCTTACAAACaacttctcacacacactcactcattcacacacacacacacacacacacacacacacacacactcatgtggATAAACGGCTACAACTATGTACAGCTTATGCTTTTCTCTGTGAAGCTGTGGAACACAAACTACAGCTTTGTAACCAGAGGAATATTTACACATCAAAATAGTGGTTATGGTGAAAATGGTGACTCCTGGGTGGTGTGGACCTGCTGGAAGTTACTTCCTCCCATACATTCTCTCTATGTGATGGAGATAGTGGTTCTTCAGCTCTTTCCTCTTCAACTTGAACGCATCTGTGACTAGCCCGGTTTCAGGCGTCCACGGCTCTGGACTCAGATGCACCTTCACTGGAATCTCAAATCGCTGGAGTTTAACTACAAGGAAGGAAAGTGATGTTCAGGCACGTTTGGACAAAGTATGGATGAAAGCAAAACTTGCATAGCTTCTATTATCACAATGCTGTGAAAAGACATAATGGACTCTTACTGTTAGTGGCGACCTCCTTGATCGCCTTTAGGACCTCGCTTTCCATTTCAGGATTAGTGCAGATCTCCTCCCATGTTCCCTCTATGCCCCTCTGTTTGGCCAGTTCTGTGAGCTTTTTCTGATTGGGAACCACGAAGCTGATCACATAGTTCTGATCACTGCAAGggcacacaatttaaaaaacaaaaaaagtttagaAACGGTTCAACATTACGTCGCATGCCCATCACTGAACAACTACAGACGAAATAATTAATTCAAGTTGCAGCTGTAATCACTTCAGTCTTATTAGGTGCCAAATTTAATTGTTCCGATATCAGCTGAAGTCGAAGTGAGCCCTACATTTGGCGATTCAGTCGTCATTAAAACACTTAAACGTCAATTGGAGTTCTCATGTCAGCCAGAGTGCAGGTGACACATCTGAAGTGGGAAGAATTTCGTGACGGTTTGAGTGTTCAAACTGAAAGCTGTCAGTTCAAGTGTGTAGGCGCTAAAGCCTGTCAGGTAATTATGTATGAACAGTAACAATTTGATTTTATTGGAGCTTTGAGAAGAACTTAGACTGGAAATGATTTAAAGTGTAGGCATGAAGGTATAATaagcacaggaaaaaaaacaaaagggaaagAATGACTGCAGGAGCGGTGTTGACTGATGTGGAATgataaaaggagaaaagaaTTCAAGGCGTGGAGCTGTGATACAAGCAAGTGCTGGCAACGTTGAGAAATACTGCTACTGCTGGGACATCCTGAGTAACCGTGTCTGTGTAATATTATGCAATATACCATGTTTAAACAGTTATGACAACATGTCAGTACTGCTGTAGCTAAACCGGGTGCCCCTTTTCAGAAGCGGAACTAAACCTGTCTGCATAATTGTAACAGAACACATGTTGAACAGACTGGACTGAATTTAGGTTGAAAAACGTTTTCCTGCACATTATGTTTATATTAAGACCCCAGAAATAAACACTTGCTTAACTCTATATTTGgtcaggaaaacaaacaaaaaaaacaaaaacacaacacctACCCAATGAATTAAACCTTAGCTTGCTGGATGACCTACACGAGCTGCTCAGCCATGCAGACCCACACCATGAAGCTCCCCGTGCACAGTGTTTATGCTGATGTTTGAAACTCCGCAGTTATTGAATCAGCAGATCGTTGGTGACTTTGTAAAACCCTGCTCTGCAACTTTACATGCTCTGAGTTGGTGTGGTtctaataatacatttatagTCAACTGTAGAATATCTAGTAGGGAAGAAATGTCCCACACCAACTTTGTCCTATTAAAGCACCACACTCaaattcagtgagctctttacaatgacccattctttcacagatGTTTGCAAAGGCAGATCGCATGACTAGGTGCTTGATTGTATATGCATTTGGCTAAGAACCGAAAACAATGATTGCAAGGTGTGGCCCaattcttttgtccatataCTGCATTTATTAaactaatgataaaaatgtgtCAGTCACTTTTCAAACGGAGATCACCATCTCAAATCCCAAGTGTGAGATAAGTGAAGGAGCAGTTGT
This window encodes:
- the psmd10 gene encoding 26S proteasome non-ATPase regulatory subunit 10, which gives rise to MEGSVSNVEVCNFAYTGQFEKLKQCILSDKTLACKTDQDRRTALHWACSAGHTNIVEFLLDLGVEVNLQDDASWTPLHIAASAGREDIVRSLISKGAQLNSVNQNGCTPLHYAASKDRYEIALLLLENGADPNATDKLDSTPLHRASAKGNYRLIQLLLKQSASTNIQDSQGNTPLHLACDEERVEAAKLLVEHGASIYIENKEEKTPLQIAKGSLGNILRRIVEG
- the nxt2 gene encoding NTF2-related export protein 2; amino-acid sequence: MATTLDFRTHADQSCRYSEEFVNIYYDCMDKKRRNLIRLYLDKATLVWNGNAVSGQEALGEFFESLPSSEFQVQTLDCQPVHEQATQGQTTLLVVTGGTVKFEGNKQRFFNQNFLLTAQASPNNDQPVWKIASDCFRFQDWNS